The Gossypium hirsutum isolate 1008001.06 chromosome D03, Gossypium_hirsutum_v2.1, whole genome shotgun sequence genomic interval gcaaaaagaagggtacaactaatcaattaaaatttttgaacataattcaaggtATATGTTCAACCGAACATTcatgttaactcataatcaacaaggtattaagtagaaaataaaaacattattagcatgcatGCTATCTGCATACAACTACCGTTCAACTTCCATCTCCTACCAGCCTTACCAATTTCACCATTTGAAAGAACAGtaaggaaaagaagagaaaagaacaaGGGCGTGACTGTGAGAATCTCACCAGAAAATCCAACAGAAACTACTCTGAAGCCGTGCCTTTCCCTTTCTTACTGCTGCTTCCAGCTTCTCCCTTAGCTGTACACAACCATTTCCTtgttaaaacaaaagaaaacacatTCCGCAGCCCTGTATTTCTACTAGAACACTTCATGAATTTATTAGTCTTGGACATGCAAGAACTCAGCTGCAAGAGGGACCTTCGGTCAAGCTTAAAACCAACCTCTCCAAAGTCCCATTCCCAGTTCCCACCAGTGGTCTAGAGGCAAAGACGAGTTGAGgaatttacttatttttcttcCTAAAATCAGCTCCTAATGAGCCCAGTTTGACCATGAAACAGTTTAACCACCCACTTCTCTTTCTTCAAACAGTTAGCAAAGATGAGCATaaggaaagaaaatcaaaatgtTTAAGTCTTTTTCTGTTTCTATCTTTCGTCCAGCCACAACCATTCACAACTTCAGTTTCCTCGCTCTTTTATCTTTCTCACCGTCCCATCCCTTTTTCCCAAGAAaatccattttaattaaaattatatgacAATATCTAAATGTTAGTGGGAACAATCATTGACCAATTTCCCATGTTTACAATCGACCACCCAACCAAAAGTCACACACACCCTAAACCCATTAGTtaacattataaaatattaagcataATGATTAACACCACCATCATCTAACTATCTAGTTTCATTTGAAAGAAACATTTGTAAAGCATAACTATGTAGATAACTGGCGCTAACTAGCCCAACCACCAAACCAAAATTCCCTCCTCAACCAAGgttatgaattgaaataaaatgaatgtCTTTGGAGTTATTAAATttacaaaagaaaaacaatactCTAACCCTCTATCTTGTATTGAAATGATACTTTTACCATTTAAATccttaatttaattatcttaaaTCACCTTAGGtaattacaatttcaaaaaattaatttttgaagaaactttaatacaattttaataaataaaagagagtTGAGAGAAGAATAAAATTTAAGTGAGAAATTCAAGAGAGATTTGAGAGAAATTCGAGAGAGATTTAAAAatatgagagagagagagttgagattgaattgtaaaaaaaggaaagaaaatagggTTTATATAGAAGAAAAAATTCGTTAAGGGGGTTCAACGACCATTTGCTAAAAATGTTTTCAACTAAAAGCATTTACATTTTCGCTATTTCAACTTGatcccataatttttttttaaatggcttaaactagtattttttttaaaaggcaGTATTTTTAGCACTCCAGGGTACTTTACCATAAAAGATTTTTGGAATTTTAGGGGGTTTGGTTCAGTAAAATATTCTGAGTCAACGGAAAATGTTAAGTTAGTAAACTGAAAAAGAAAGCTTTATCCCATTAGGCAAGAAGGAGTGGAAGACCAAACCTCTCACTTTATTCACTCTCTCACCTCCACTCATCTCGTAAAAGGACTCCATCATAGGCAAATTTTCTGTTTCTCCATGATCTTGGATTTGGTAGCTTTCATACACTAAAGCAATACACAGAAAGCCTAGAGAATCAGAAGGTTagttaatcttttcttttcttttttgtttttgttttttaaatttaggttTGAATTGTCCTATCTTTGTAGTTGGGACTATTTTATTTAGGAATTTGGTGTTTGGATCATGTGAACAAGGTGggtgtttctttttttttgatgGATTTTATTGCAACTTCAGTTTCTATTTGGTTggttaaaaatgagaaaaaaaaacaaatagaaaatataaaaggtATTTTCTAGTTTGAGGTGAAAAAAGCACCTCTTTGAATGGTTAGCTGCCCAATGAAGATTTTGATTTTCAGCTGAGTGTTATGTACTTGTATGAACTCTGTTTGAGATTAAtgatgtgagttttggttgataTAATTTACAACTTAGTTGTTTTGATTAATACTTTGTTATCTGTTTATCTAATATTGAGAGGGACACTCGAGAATTAGATGAAATCTTGCAATACTTGGAAAAATAGTGATGATTTTGATAATTGAATATTAGTTTCTTTAACCTTCCTTACGTGTCTTGCAAATGTTTTAATATGAAAGTGAAGTTAAACTGtagatttttcattttaattaagtGGAAAAGTTTCAGTATTGTTAACAAATATGTTTCATTTTTATAGATATGTACAAGAACCAACTCAAAGAAGTTGCTTTAATCTGGTGTCTAATTCTTGCATCCGAGAAGGACCTAAATTTTTAATGCAGCTTGTTACACCAGGAAACTATGCTTTTATAAACTCTGAAATAATTTGTTCTCTTCATCTTGCCACTGTATTTTTCTTGGAATCTCTACCCTCTGTAACATACTTCTCAATGATTGTCTTTTAAATGAGAATGTCCTATATATTTCTCATGCATATAAAAACTCATGTTTAGTACCAAATGTAATAGCTTAAATGCAAGAGCCTTAGTTGGAAAGAAACATGAAAAAGTGATTGGTTTTTCCATATTCGGTTCAGTAAATCTTATGGTCACTTCCATGATATTTTCATTGATTCCTAGTTACTTAGGAACTTCCAAACTGAAGGGCCGACCCCGTTTGAGAAAGGCAGGCGACCAAACCAATATCTTTATTGTTCCCTTTGTTCTTGTTCGATTGTTTTGCAACTTACAACTATATATAAAACATCGGGGAAGGGAAGGTATCAAAACTCACAAGCTTATAAtcagaaaaaaagagaaagatgCAGGGCCATGTCTCACAGGATACTCCGGTTGGTGTTCCGGCAGCTTTAATATGGGATGTATACCGTGGTCTGGAACTGGGGAGGCTTGTGGATAAACTAGCACCGGAGGTTCTTGGAAGGGTAGAATTCCTAGAAGGTGATGGAGGCGTTGGAACCATTGCCAAACTCACACTTCCCCCAGGCACGTACTTGATATATTGATAGTCTTTGGTTAGAAATAATAAGTGATTCTATTTTGCAATAAAATGTGAATTTCATTGTAGGAAGCCCTGGAAGGGGTTACATGAAAGAAAGATTCACAAAGATTGATGATGAAAATCGAGTTAAAGAAACAGAAGTGCTTGAAGGAGGATACAAAGATCTTGGATTCGATGTGGTTCGTATTCGGTTAGAGATAGTGGAGAAAGATTCGGAATCATGTATGGTGAGGTCAACTATAGAGTATGAAGGAGACGAGAAGCTTGCCGATGTTGTTTCCCATGTCAACGTTAAGCCACTGGAAATGATGGCTGAAATTATTGGGAAACATCTCTGCCAAAACAAATCCACTCTCTAGGACTTTCCCTTTCCATGTTCCAATCCTACTTCGTTTCATTGCTCATTTCTCATATATCTAAGATATGATGGATATATGTCCGTTTTATAGTGTATGTTTGAGGTTTATAATTGTACTTTTGAGaatgttatatttaaaattcGAATATACATTCTCTCCTTAAAAATAATACAATGTGACTtaattgatggtttgatgtttAAATATAGTTTGATGTGACATAACCTACAATGTGACATACTCTATAATTTAAATATGTGacttaattataaaacatttttcttcctttttcctaGCTTTGCCCTCAAATTAAATTGACTTTTAAgacaactaaaaaaatttaactttcaacATAAAGCAAAGGATACTCAATTTCCCTTACTTGATTTATTAAGTCTATCCAAATAAAGGAAAGAAACGAAAATCCATTGCCTTCGCATTGTGCCCCGCCTCCCTACCTCGTCTTTAAAATTTTGAcacatcaattttttttctttaaacatTGGTTTATTATGGGTTCAAATATGCTAAAGgtttttctattcttttaaaatttaaaatttaatccttatagtttaattttgagacattaagtcctatatttttttatataaaaatcttgGTCCCTCGCCTAATTTTGCCATTAAAGTTAATGGTGTCAAAGGCAAAATAactttttaaacttttcatatttataatttttttgtcaatttgatcctTACCCTTTAAAAGtacttaaaaatttttaaaattaaatttttcatattttaaataaaaacataaaaattaaaaaaattataattttaaaggattaaaaattatgaaaaataaaatataaaaatgactttaaaatataaaatatccaAGATTCAATGATatctaaattggactaaattggcCAGTCAGATCAGGAAATAGTTGGGATATCGATTCGATGAGAGGTAAAAAAACTGGTTGACTTATGAACCAGTACAAATTGGTTGAACCGAGCTAAAAAATTGatgaaactaacaattaaaccaATTTCAAACTAGTCTGACCTATTGTTCCCAAAACAACCGGCCAACTagtttaaagtaaatatattattaaaaaataaaaattcaaaaatattaaaaacttataaaaattggTTCAACTGTCAGTTCAACTAATTTTTTAGCCCGGCTCAACCAATCTGTACTGACTTGCAGGTCAACCAGTTTTTTACCTCTCACCGAATTGGTACCCCAGTTGGCTCTTGATCCAATCAGTCCAATCTAGTTTAGAtaatattgaattttaaattttttatatttctaaaatagttttaaaattttttgaaatttaaagagttttttttatatttttaaaaaaaattatagtttttcaaattttatatttttgtttaaaataagaaaaattaatttctatttatttaaaaaaattacgtaCTTTTGAAGGGTAtgaatcaaattaacaaaaaattgtATATGTTGAGggataaaaaagtttaaaagttttaaaaaccgATAGACCCGTGAACCGATACAAACTGGTTGGACtggttaaaaaataaattgaattgatagttgaacctatttttataatttttttaataatttatttgctttgagcTAATCAAATCGATCATTCTGGGAACCAATTGGTCAGACTAGTTCAAAATCGGTTCAACTGTaagtttaatcatttttttagctTAATTCAACCAATTTGTACCTGTTCGCAGGTCAACTGATTTTTTTACCTCTCACCGAAGTGATATCCCAATTGGTTCCCATTCTAACTAGCCAATTTGATCCACTTTAGATAacattgaaatttgaaatttttgtttatagttttaaaattatttttatttgtattttttttgaatttgaaagagtttttatttttttttatttttcataattttttttgtttttttatttaaaatatgaaaaaataataatttattttttttaaaaattatatatttaaaaagggTAATAACCAAATTGACtggaaaaaaaaactataaatgtacataaaaacaatgattttgcatAATTTAAGTTGTTATATTGGTTATTTATGCATACTATATTTTTACACTTCTTGTACATTTGAGGGCTTAACAATTTAGTAATTTGCATATAAAAGCTTTTATTTgtaataaatacttaaatttagttttgtaaattaattaatagaaGTAAATATTTTCCAAACTTAAAAATTGATtgttttaatgaattaaatttaaaaatttttatttcattcgtGCATGTATTACCAAACAACTTCTAATACATCAAGCAAAACCaattgaaaagaaatagaatatcagtaatgacaatatatcacaaagaaaagagaaataaaaataaagaacacacagatttttacgtggaaacccttttgggaaaaaaccacgggcagatgagaagaaaattcactatatcgaattcaaatgattacaagaggagtagactatgtctatttataggcttgtaaaaccatattctaataggagtgtagtaagattgaaacatcttattctaatcaatatcaaatagatggagtttaataaggtttaaaaaaccttattctaaaataaaataaaagaagtatagttctatagggattttacttttattttattttaccactatattttatttaaataaggattcgggtcacttaattctaacaatctccaccttgacacgaattctcaatgaacaagttcttcatcacgaactctcaacgaacaagttctccacctcttccataaaaccccttaagggtttaacttcaacaatgaacaccaatcaagtctaagcaatgctcaaacttggttataagaagtgacttagtcattatatctacaggattttcatgagtactaattttgctcacaaaaatatcaccatgagcaataatatcacgaacaaaatgacaccgaacatcaatgtgttttgttctctcatgaaacatttgatcttttgtaaggaagatggcactttgactgtcacaaaatactgtattgatttgaaggtcttcattgagttcactaaagagtcccttcaaccaagtagcttctttacaagcctcagtaatcgccatatACTCAGCTTCAatggtagacaaagcaactgtagtttgcaaagtggctttccaactgattgcacaacctccgattatAAAGATATAACCTgtaagagatcttcttctatcaaggtctccaacaaaatcagcatcaacatatccaatgactccatctctagttcttccaaactgcaaggaaacattagtagtaccttgtaagtatcttaaaatccactgaactgttttccaatgttctttaccgggattcgccatgtatctgctaattgtactgactgcatatgataaatctggacgtgaacaaaccacaACACACATGAAAGATCCCATTGCAATAGACtatgaaacatgtgacatgtactcaatctcttcatctgattgtggagacaaagccgatgaaagtctaaaatgggctgctaaaggagtactaataggCTTTGCATTCTGCATATTaaatctgcaaagaactttctcaatgtaccccttctgacttaggtacaatttacttgctttctatctctgagaatctccataccaagtatcttctttgctggtcccaaatctttcatatcaaatttttcacttagttgggctttgaacTTTCTTATCTCTCCattatctttcgctgctatcaacatgtcatcaacataaaggagtagatacacaaaagaaccatcactatttttcttaaagtaaacacaattgtcaaagttacttcttttaaaatcatgagaagtcataaaggaatcaaacctcttgtaccactgtcttggtgactatttcaaaTCGTAAAGGGACAtttttagcaagcaaacatagtcctctttttctgagattataaaaccctctggttgttgcatgtaatatcctcctcaagttctccatgtaaaaatacagtttttacatctaactgctcaagctccaaatcatgtatggccacaataccaagcaaagctcgaatcaaactatgcttcacaactagggagaacacatttgtgaagtccactcctagaatttgactgtaaccctttgcaacaagatTTGCTTTATATCttggttcttcaactcctggagtcacttatttctttttaaacacccatttacaacaaacaacatttttacctttaggaagtttcacaagattccatgttttgtttttgtggattaatttcatctcctcttgcatagcaaacatccacttttctgagtcttcacaactaactgcctcaaaataattagatggctATCGGTTTGCATCTAAATCTTCAatcacatttaaagcataagaaattagatcagcctcggcatacttttttggaggtttaatttctcttctagttctatttttggcaatagagtattgtggtgaataAGCAACTCTATtatgaatttttgtactggcttgaggagtcgactcttttgtagattctagattaatctgaggttccacctacttttgattttctttatttgaagagcctttaagagataagttaggtagcatagcagtttcatcaaaaacatctctactaatcacaacttttctgttttcaggacaccataacttatacccttttgcACCggttttataaccaagaaaaatacatttaatagatctcggttctaatttccattatcaacatgagcatacgcagggcacccaaagatctttaaattaaaatagtcaaCAGGATTACCAAatcatacctcttgtggagtctttttctcaatggcaacgaatagagattggttgataaaaaaacatgcagtagaggctgcttcggcccaaaatgactttggtaagttggcatttgacaacatacgtCGAaacttctccatgatcgttctatttattcattctaCAACGTCATTTTCCTGTGGAGTATGACAAactatcaagtgtctcacgatcccttctgacttgtacagtttattaaactcatcagaacaaaactctaagctattatctgtgcggaggtattttatttgttttcccgtctgtttttcaatcatagtttccaagacttaaatgtggaaaacacattgcttttctgcttcaagaagaacgcccaaatttttctagaaaaatcattaataaaagttagcatataattagctccacctctcgaagacactctagatggcccccacagatcagaatgaatatactccaatgttcccttcgtgttatggattcctctggtgaattgaactctcttttgcttcccaaaaacacagtgctcacagaacttcagtttacaaatttcttgcccatcaagaagtcatcttttgctcaattctgccatgctattctcactcatatgccctaggtgcatatgccaaagcttagtaatatcatcatctgacaaggaagaggatgcGACAGTTGtatcaccagtaatagtagaaccttgcaaaacatataacttggcagtctttctctaccctttcatcacaacgagggaacctttggaaatctttaaaaccccacttttagCGTGTATTTGTACcgttttgaatcaagagtacttaatgaaattaaatttcttttcaattctggaacatgccgtacgtcactaagtgttctgacaactccatcaaacatcttaactttaattgttccaacacttgtaattctacatgaagcattatttcccatcaaaacaacacctttagaaactgttttgtaagttgtaaaccaatcccgattgggattCATGTGGAAAGTGCAGctcgaatcaaggatccactcctcgctcactttaaaattgttgacagaagcgactagaagttcaccatcgctgtagtattctacaacatcagctttattagaattttctggttgttttccattttgatttaccAGTCTCCCTTTGATCTTGTTCTTtagcttataacactcagatttaatgtgtcatttcttcttcaaaagttacaagttttacctctgtttgaagacttcgatctacccttagatttactgaGGATTCCATTCCTATGttcttccacgatcatcatcagcattctgatcttgtctcccacgaacaatgagaccttCTCCTTGAGAGTCGATTTTAACCataagatgtttcatcttatcataagaggttaaagaatcataaacctcatcaactgtgagaggtTCGCGGCTATATAAGATcatatctctaaaggttgaataagacggaggcaacgaacaaagtagaatcaaccctagatcttccttatcatactgaacctccatggcctctaagtttgagagaatttctttaaacactgttaagtgttcgtgcacaagcgcaccttcctccaaatgatgagcataaagacgctgcctcatatgcagcttgctagttaaattttttgacatacatatttgctccaacctcttccataatccagcgacggtcttctctttcatcacatcctgtaaaatttcgttagacaaatgtagatgtaactgtgttaacgccttttGATCCTTGCACTTCTTCTTTTCCtccgtcaatgttgaaggcatTTTATCTACCCTTAGCAGagcttcctctaagtccatctgtgcaagaactgcctgtatctttatctgccacaacgtGAATCTGGTGTTACGATCCAATagcagaatttcatacttcaaagacgccattatcgtgattgagatgaacaacccagaAACTCGAATACcaatttgaaaagaaataaaatgtcagtaataacaatatatcacaaagaaaagagaaataaaaataaagaacacgcagatttttacgtggaaacccttttgggaaaaaaccacAGGCATAGGAGAAGAAAAtccactatgtcgaattcgaatgattataagaggagtagactatgtctatttataggcttgtaaaaccatattctaatagaagtgtagtaagattgaaacaccttattctaatcaatatcaaatagatggagtttaataaggtttaaaaaaccttattctaaaataaaataaaaagaagtatagttctatagggattttacttttattttattttaccactgtattttatttaaataaggattcgggtcacttaattctaacaccaATAATCTAGCCACCATTGTGATCTCTTACAACAACACCAAATGCTACTTAGTGGTATTGCATAGAGCACAATTTGTGCAAAAGGAAAATTTGAGTTATTTGTGATAATAAGTTATTTTAAATGAAGAAAAGTATATCAAAAGGAAGATTTATTGACTCACCAAAGTTAAGAGGCGTATGTAGTTCTAATGGCAAGAAAGATTATTTGgctattttttatatgatttttgttcaaaaattatCAAAGAGGGAGATTGTTGACATATTTGATGGCAAGAAAGATTCTATAGTTAGTTCTATGGCTGAAAAAGTGACCATAACCTCAGTGGATATTTCATTGCCTTATTTGTCTATTTTAAGAGTTGGCAAATTTTAGAACAAAAGTATTAGACTATTTGTTGTGGAATTATTTGGATGAATTAAAGCCCAAAAGTGAAGACCAATTGTGTTGAAATTGAAGACTTGAATATTAGTTTCTCGTGAATTAAGATTGGTTACTTGTGGAACAAGTAAAGTCATTTTCTATAGTTAAAGACTTTGGATTTTATCAGGACTCTTATGGAAGTATGATCTTTTGTTGATTTTTAGCCTTACTTTATAGACATTGATTAGATTATAACTCTTATATAAACAAAAGTTAAGTAGTATATAAACTTAAGTTCTGTCTAGGTTAAAGTGATCTTGAGAGTAACCGGAAGATTAAGAGCTTGATAGAGCACAAATCTATTCGAGTTAAGAACTTTTTTATGTGTGCATTATTTTTGTAAACAATCAAGAGAGTCTCTTGAGTTATAAAGCTAAGCTCTCGAGGGGAAAGCTTAATGAGAGAGTGATCTAGTCTCTGTAAAACGATGAGGTCGCTAAATTGATGAGTGTTAAACCTGTATTAAGACAAAAATTATTGGTTGTACTATGAGAAAGATAATGATATTGCTCTGAGCAAGATCCCGCAAATATAGACTGAAATTGAATTGCATAAATAATCTCGATATTCATATTTATCTTTTACGCACTTTTGATTTCATAGCTGAAACTCTAACCACAgttttaaaaactattttaacCACAATTTTTATTCTGCAAAGAAAGTAGCAATCGTTTCTACGTATTATATATCTTAAGTCAACTTCTATAGCAATGTTTTGGACAGAAACAAAACGATATAAAAGCTTGTCCACATGTCGCAATTACAACTGTGCAAGCGAAGTAAAATTACCTGATTTGAATATATtagattattatatttataacttttgaaaaaaaattatttttaataaatttaatttgaaattaatttatattaattaattaattaaaatttcactaaaaatttgAACGTCGGCGTAAGCTGGATTTAATTCTAGTATAAATGAAAGCCATAAAAATTTTAGTGATGTGCCCCTAATTTTTTTGGATTAGTACTAAATTACCAGGTTAattgtatttaatatttaatataattttaattaattattttaatttaaaaatagtatTTGATAATATtaagtttttgaaaaatcatttaaattttgtataataattttttaaaaattatcattattttaatggatAATTATTCGATACATTAGTGGCGGGGTTAAAATTTGTCAcatgtcatttttatttatttatttttaaattttttaaaatataacttaGGGACATATAGAAAAATCTTAATATTACTTGGAGTTAAAAATATTCACTGTTGGTGtacaaataattatcattttttattatttaaaccaTATTTAgtgtattattaattttaaaaatattttagaattatgTTTTTGGAATTAAATTTATAGAAAACATTTTTTGAACTaatttggagaaaaaaattaaaaaattcataataaaagtgatgatataaaattaaaaaatattttactgaaattgattttataaaaaaatgtttatagaaaaataattaaattgattaaattgagagtgtgaaaatattaaaatttgtaaataaccTTAGTTTTTTTTTGACGAAAAAGGACCCGAAGGTCACTACCTCAAATTAAGTTGCATATGAAATAACAATGTTATGGATATCGCTAGAATAATCCATGTCAAAGTTCAAATTACAACGCTTTAAAAGAGACAAATTACAAAGAGAATCGGCTAATTTGTTACAACCTTGGTTAATCCATTTAACCTCGACGAAAAAAAGAGTCAAGCAACTTGCGAGCTTCCTTCATCCGGTACCCAAGTATCGTAATGTCCTCCTTGTGATCACTAAAGCGATTGACGATGCTTTCACAACCCAATTCAAAAATGACCTTATCAACATTGAGAAAGTGAGCAAGTCGGAAGCCATCAATGAGGGCATCCAACTCCACCCACTTGGGATTAACCACCTTATTTGTGAAAGATGCTCTTCCGCTTAAAACAAAGTCGTAGGAGACTCTAGCAATGATTCCCAAGCTCGTGTCACAAGAGTTCACGGTAACATCAACATTAACTTTAATAATCCCTATCGGAGGCTTTTCCCATCTACAACATCTAGGGACTTGAAGTAAGACCGGTTGAGAGGAAAGGTTGTGAATCCTGAAGTCAGTATTGAGCTTACGAGCATGCTCCCAAATTCTATAGACATCGTCCTCCTTACCTCTAAAGATGGCATTGTTTCTACTATTCCATATGTTCCAAAAGGTAGAAATGAAATCTTCGAATCCTCATGGAATCTTCAACCTAATCGATACAAAAGTCATATGAGTTAGTCAGCAACCGATTATCAAAACCACCCGCAATGAGAACCTCACGAGCTTTGGGACAGTCTCttaatgcatgaaggagcatctCATCCCCATTCCTACATCTTGAGCAAACCAGGTCCACATGACTTTTGATAGACGAAAGCTTAGCATTAGTAGGAAGCAAACCATGACCAATACACAAAGCGAAGACCCAGATCTTAGGGAGGATTTTGAGCTTCCAAATGAACTTCCAAAAGTAATGGTGCAGTCCGTAACCAACTTTGTTAAGGAGCATCCAAGAATAACCCGATTTAGTCGTGTAGGATCCATGGGTGTTATGAAACTAAACAATTCTCTCGCTCGGACCGTTTTGCAAAACCAAAAT includes:
- the LOC107950540 gene encoding norbelladine synthase → MQGHVSQDTPVGVPAALIWDVYRGLELGRLVDKLAPEVLGRVEFLEGDGGVGTIAKLTLPPGSPGRGYMKERFTKIDDENRVKETEVLEGGYKDLGFDVVRIRLEIVEKDSESCMVRSTIEYEGDEKLADVVSHVNVKPLEMMAEIIGKHLCQNKSTL